In Procambarus clarkii isolate CNS0578487 chromosome 36, FALCON_Pclarkii_2.0, whole genome shotgun sequence, one DNA window encodes the following:
- the LOC138371575 gene encoding uncharacterized protein, translating into MSPASSCVFLMSPATSCVFLMSPASSCVFLMSPATSCVFLRLPDVTSVFLRLPDVTSVFLRLPDVTSVFLRLPDVTSVFLRLPDVTSVFLRLPDVTSVFLRLPDVTSVFLMSPASSCVFLMSPASS; encoded by the coding sequence ATGTCACCAGCGTCTTCCTGCGTCTTCCTGATGTCACCAGCGACCTCCTGCGTCTTCCTGATGTCACCAGCGTCTTCCTGCGTCTTCCTGATGTCACCAGCGACCTCCTGCGTCTTCCTGCGTCTTCCTGATGTCACCAGCGTCTTCCTGCGTCTTCCTGATGTCACCAGCGTCTTCCTGCGTCTTCCTGATGTCACCAGCGTCTTCCTGCGTCTTCCTGATGTCACCAGCGTCTTCCTGCGTCTTCCTGATGTCACCAGCGTCTTCCTGCGTCTTCCTGATGTCACCAGCGTCTTCCTGCGTCTTCCTGATGTCACCAGCGTCTTCCTGATGTCACCAGCGTCTTCCTGCGTCTTCCTGATGTCACCAGCGTCTTCCTGA
- the LOC138371576 gene encoding involucrin-like — protein MKTQEDAGDIRKTQEDAGDIRKTQEDAGDIRKTQEDAGDIRKTQEDAGDIRKTQEDAGDIRKTQEVAGDIRKTQEDAGDIRKTQEDAGDIRKTQEDAGDIRKTLVTSGRRRKTLVTSGRRRKTLVTSGRRRKTLVTSGRRRKTLVTSGRRRKTLVTSGRRRKTLVTSGRRRKTLVTSGRRRKTLVTSGRRRKTLVTSGRRRKTQEDAGDIRKTQEDAGDIRKTQEDAGDIRKTQEDAGDIRKTQEDAGDIRKTQEDAGDIRKTQEDAGDIRKTQEDAGDIRKTQEDAGDIRKTQEDAGNITKTQEDAGDIRKTQEDAGDIRKTQEDAGNIRKTQEDIRKTQEDAGDIRKTQEDAGDIRKTQEDAGDTRKTQEDAGDIRKTQEDAGNIRKTQEDAGDIRKTQEDAGDIRKTQEDAGDIRKTQEDAGDIRKTQEDAGDIRKTQEDAGDIRKTQEDAGDIRKTQEDAGDIRKTQEDAGDIRKTQEDAGDIRKTQEDAGDIRKTQEDAGDIRKTQEDAGDIRKTQEDAGDIRKTQEDAGEGATKRHCSGECKQQLQ, from the exons ATGAAGACGCAGGAAGACGCTGGTGACATCAGGAAGACGCAGGAAGACGCTGGTGACATCAGGAAGACGCAGGAAGACGCTGGTGACATCAGGAAGACGCAGGAAGACGCTGGTGACATCAGGAAGACGCAGGAAGACGCTGGTGACATCAGGAAGACGCAGGAAGACGCTGGTGACATCAGGAAGACGCAGGAGGTCGCTGGTGACATCAGGAAGACGCAGGAAGACGCTGGTGACATCAGGAAGACGCAGGAAGACGCTGGTGACATCAGGAAGACGCAGGAAGACGCTGGTGACATCAGGAAGACGCTGGTGACATCAGGAAGACGCAGGAAGACGCTGGTGACATCAGGAAGACGCAGGAAGACGCTGGTGACATCAGGAAGACGCAGGAAGACGCTGGTGACATCAGGAAGACGCAGGAAGACGCTGGTGACATCAGGAAGACGCAGGAAGACGCTGGTGACATCAGGAAGACGCAGGAAGACGCTGGTGACATCAGGAAGACGCAGGAAGACGCTGGTGACATCAGGAAGACGCAGGAAGACGCTGGTGACATCAGGAAGACGCAGGAAGACGCTGGTGACATCAGGAAGACGCAG GAAGACGCAGGAAGACGCTGGTGACATCAGGAAGACGCAGGAAGACGCTGGTGACATCAGGAAGACGCAGGAGGACGCTGGTGACATCAGGAAGACGCAGGAAGACGCTGGTGACATCAGGAAGACGCAGGAAGACGCTGGTGACATCAGGAAGACGCAGGAGGACGCTGGTGACATCAGGAAGACGCAGGAAGACGCTGGTGACATCAGGAAGACGCAGGAGGACGCTGGTGACATCAGGAAGACGCAGGAAGACGCTGGTGACATCAGGAAGACGCAGGAAGACGCTGGTAACATCACGAAGACGCAGGAAGACGCTGGTGACATCAGGAAGACGCAGGAGGACGCTGGCGACATCAGGAAGACGCAGGAAGACGCTGGTAACATCAGGAAGACGCAGGAAGACATCAGGAAGACGCAGGAGGACGCTGGTGACATCAGGAAGACGCAGGAAGACGCTGGTGACATCAGGAAGACGCAGGAAGACGCTGGTGACACCAGGAAGACGCAGGAAGACGCTGGTGACATCAGGAAGACGCAGGAAGACGCTGGTAACATCAGGAAGACGCAGGAAGACGCTGGTGACATCAGGAAGACGCAGGAAGACGCTGGTGACATCAGGAAGACGCAGGAAGACGCTGGTGACATCAGGAAGACGCAGGAAGACGCTGGTGACATCAGGAAGACGCAGGAAGACGCTGGTGACATCAGGAAGACGCAGGAGGACGCTGGTGACATCAGGAAGACGCAGGAAGACGCTGGTGACATCAGGAAGACGCAGGAGGACGCTGGTGACATCAGGAAGACGCAGGAAGACGCTGGTGACATCAGGAAGACGCAGGAGGACGCTGGTGACATCAGGAAGACGCAGGAGGACGCTGGTGACATCAGGAAGACGCAGGAAGACGCTGGTGACATCAGGAAGACGCAGGAGGACGCTGGTGACATCAGGAAGACGCAGGAAGACGCTGGTGACATCAGGAAGACGCAGGAGGACGCTGGTGAAGGCGCTACAAAAAGACACTGTTCAGGAGAATGTAAACAACAGCTTCAGTGA